In Miscanthus floridulus cultivar M001 chromosome 5, ASM1932011v1, whole genome shotgun sequence, one genomic interval encodes:
- the LOC136452173 gene encoding small ribosomal subunit protein eS4 yields the protein MARGLKKHLKRLNAPKHWMLDKLGGAFAPKPSSGPHKSRECLPLILIIRNRLKYALTYREVISILMQRHVLVDGKVRTDKTYPAGFMDVISIPKTGENYRLLYDTKGRFRLHSVRDEDAKFKLCKVRSVQFGQKGIPYLNTYDGRTIRYPDPLIKANDTIKIDLETNKIVDFIKFDVGNVVMVTGGRNTGRVGVIKNREKHKESFETIHVEDALGHAFATRMGNVFTIGKGNKPWVSLPKGKGIKLSIIEEQRKRDAAAQVAANA from the exons GCGAGGGGATTGAAGAAGCATCTGAAGAGGCTCAATGCGCCCAAGCACTGGATGCTAGACAAGCTCGGTGGAGCCTTT GCTCCCAAGCCATCATCTGGGCCTCACAAGTCCAGGGAGTGCCTGCCCCTGATTCTGATCATCAGGAACCGGCTCAAGTATGCCTTGACATACCGTGAGGTGATATCCATCTTGATGCAGCGCCATGTGTTGGTTGATGGCAAGGTCAGGACTGACAAGACCTACCCTGCTGGCTTCATGG ATGTCATCTCCATTCCAAAGACTGGTGAGAATTACAGGCTTCTCTATGACACCAAGGGTCGCTTCCGCCTTCACTCTGTTAGGGATGAGGACGCAAAG TTCAAGCTTTGCAAGGTCCGTTCTGTCCAGTTTGGTCAGAAGGGCATTCCGTATCTGAACACATATGATGGGCGCACCATCCGCTATCCTGATCCTCTTATTAAGGCAAATGACACAATCAAGATTGATCTGGAGACAAATAAGATCGTTGATTTCATCAAGTTTGACGTGGGCAATGTCGTTATGGTCACTGGAGGGAGGAACACTGGTCGTGTTGGTGTGATAAAGAACAGGGAGAAGCACAAGGAAAGCTTTGAGACCATTCATGTGGAGGATGCCTTGGGCCATGCCTTTGCCACCCGTATGGGCAATGTGTTCACAATTGGCAAGGGCAACAAACCATGGGTGAGTCTCCCCAAGGGCAAGGGTATTAAGCTCAGCATCATTGAGGAGCAGAGAAAGCGGGATGCCGCTGCTCAGGTTGCTGCAAATGCTTAA